The Peribacillus simplex genome contains the following window.
GCTCTATGATGATCAACCTGCCATGAAACAAAGTCAATAGTGCCAATCAACTTACCACTTTCCTTGTATTGTATTCCCCATGGAGCGATTTTCTTATCCTCATAATTCTGTAATGCAAATCGGATAAAATCCCTTGTATCGCATAGGGAACGATGGGCTTCCCATGTGACGAAGCGGGATACATCACTATTGGATGCATAAGCGAACATGTCTTCGGCATCATTCATGGTGACTTTCCTCATAACTAAACGTTTTGATTCTATGGTAGGCAGCTGTCCATATATGTCTTTCACGTTCATGATTACACCCCATTCCATTAATTATTTGTATTATAGCAAGATTGGAAAGCAATCACTGTTCCCAA
Protein-coding sequences here:
- a CDS encoding GNAT family N-acetyltransferase, with protein sequence MNVKDIYGQLPTIESKRLVMRKVTMNDAEDMFAYASNSDVSRFVTWEAHRSLCDTRDFIRFALQNYEDKKIAPWGIQYKESGKLIGTIDFVSWQVDHHRAEIGYVLAPEYWGNGLVTEAAKKIIEFGFDNMNLVRIQARCFVGNLGSERVMQKAGMSFEGIIRKGMFVKGKHEDLKLYSIIKC